AACCTTTTGCTCTAAATTTTGAGGGTTTTGGCTAAGAATCTTAGGATAAATCGTGATCATCTTACAGACCTTCGAAAACTCAATCCCAAGACGTAGAAGGCAATCAAATCTCTTTTGTAACTCGACACTTGTTCCATGCATCTGAGCATACACATTCATGGTCAAAGCATTTTCGCCAAAGCCAATGGCGTGCAAGAAATTCAACTTGCTAATATTGTGAGTTGGGGTTCTCGACTCCTGAATCGCCTTCAAGCAACCTAGATAGCCTTCATCCTGGACTTCATTGGGATAGCTCGCAacaaaactaactaacaaaCAATGATTCCCATCCTTGATCTTACCAAAGAACCATTCATGTAAACCCAAAGCCCTCATCACGTTGGGCAGATTACCCATCTTAACTGTCCCCAACACATGAGCATAATCCCTCCTAACATCCTCAACATCGTCGGAGCTCATTCCAAAGTATTTCAACAGCTTCACCACATCAACCACCCGTGTCTTCAAATCAAGCTCCAACAACTCCCGTCCATCTACAATCAACCGCGCCACATCCTCCTTCTTCGCACCAAAACTACAAAAATACTCAGTTGCTTGAACCAACTCCTCTTCCCCATGCTCCAAAATGACACCTACACCAACACCATTGTTCCCTCCAACGAGTTCCACTAAGCTCCTCCCACCATTCAAATCATAAAACAACCTTATCTTCCTACACACCCCAATCCAATCATCAACACTATTGTTCCCCTTCCCCTCAACACACTCAGCCAAACCAAGCTCCCCAAACAGCAATCCCAGAtcacaaaacaaagcctcaacctcatcacccttttgGCCATCAAACACAAAGGGAAAAGCCAAACATATCCCCACAACCTGCGCATTGCAAAAACCATACCTTTTGAACCCACAAAGCCTACCCTTCAACTCAGAAGCACCGCACTTGAAAAAACAGCCACTCTCCACATACAAAATCCCAAGCCTGTCCCAGGGAAACCCAAATTCATGGAGAACACGAGCAGCATTCAAAAGGGTATCATCttctgagaaaaaaaaattgtcttgggGCAGCAAAGAACCGAGCTTGGAGGGATGAATGCCGATGCTCTCGAAGAAGAACTCGAATTCGTTGATGGGGTGGTACCTGAGGAACTTGTTAAGGTTGTGGGGGAAGTGGGGAGGGGAGAAGGAACCACCGAGAGTAGTGGTGATGAGGGTGGTGAGGGATGTGAGGGAGTTCTTGGCGATTTTGTCAGCGTAGGCGTAAGGGATGCAGCGAGTAGCGTGGAGGTAGTCAGTGAGGGACTTCTGGCCCTGTGCTATCGCGAACTTCTTGTACTTCCAAGGGAtcgctgctgctgctgctgctgagaGCTTTGAGGTGGTTGTGCAAACATGGCGGTGGAgggacatgttttttttttttttttttgctctgaACTGAAGCCAGGGTTTTTGCTTTGCTTTGTTTGCTTTTCTCCTCTTCAACTGCTGTTTCCtcttgtttaatttgatttgcaTTTGCCCCAAGGATGGCAGTATGCCACATTTGTtctaaagagattttttttcatacctcctcttcttctatcaaattaatttctaaattataaatgtcggttgatttatttattttttttataaacatatcgattgatttaatttttttatcaataataatcAACTCACATATAACGAAATTTGCAGATTGCAATAACCCATACACATTATTTAACAAGATAGACCcgtgattaaaaaaatgtaaatttaattttgtgatttttacgATTTTTAATGAAAGTATAGTTACCCTACAAAAAGCATAGTATAATTAATGAATTGTTAATTTagtaaactaaaatttatatatttttataatttgg
This region of Glycine max cultivar Williams 82 chromosome 7, Glycine_max_v4.0, whole genome shotgun sequence genomic DNA includes:
- the LOC100812245 gene encoding transcription termination factor MTEF18, mitochondrial; its protein translation is MQIKLNKRKQQLKRRKANKAKQKPWLQFRAKKKKKNMSLHRHVCTTTSKLSAAAAAAIPWKYKKFAIAQGQKSLTDYLHATRCIPYAYADKIAKNSLTSLTTLITTTLGGSFSPPHFPHNLNKFLRYHPINEFEFFFESIGIHPSKLGSLLPQDNFFFSEDDTLLNAARVLHEFGFPWDRLGILYVESGCFFKCGASELKGRLCGFKRYGFCNAQVVGICLAFPFVFDGQKGDEVEALFCDLGLLFGELGLAECVEGKGNNSVDDWIGVCRKIRLFYDLNGGRSLVELVGGNNGVGVGVILEHGEEELVQATEYFCSFGAKKEDVARLIVDGRELLELDLKTRVVDVVKLLKYFGMSSDDVEDVRRDYAHVLGTVKMGNLPNVMRALGLHEWFFGKIKDGNHCLLVSFVASYPNEVQDEGYLGCLKAIQESRTPTHNISKLNFLHAIGFGENALTMNVYAQMHGTSVELQKRFDCLLRLGIEFSKVCKMITIYPKILSQNPQNLEQKVNFFCQEMGHSLEHLVTFPAFLCFDLENRIKPRYRFHMWIMEKGLSSKKYSIASMVATSNKNFVARAFKIHPAALKHWFEQFYPRNLQV